AGATCTCGTGAATGCCGCCCAGGAAGTGGATGATCGCCGCACCCGGCGCCGACGCCTTTGCAGCGCCGCGGCCGAAGAACATGTAAGCGAGCAGGATTCCGAGGCCAGGGCCGGGGTTGGCTTCCAGCAGGAACAGAATGGATTTGCCCTGGTCCAGGGACTGCTGGATGCCGAGCGGGGTCAGTACACCGTGGTTGATGGCATTGTTGAGGAAGAGGACCTTGGCCGGTTCAATGAAGATGCTGGTCAGCGGCAGCAGGCCGTTGTTAACCAGGAACTGAACCACGTTGCCGGCGCCGGTGCTGAAGGCCGAAACCAGCGGGGCGACCCCGTAGAAGCCCAGCAGCGCCAGAGCGGCGCCCCAGATGCCCGCCGAGAAGTTGTTCACCAGCATCTCGAAACCGGGGCGGATCTTGCCGTCCCAAAGCGAGTCGATCTTCTTCATGGTCCAGCCGCCGAGGGGGCCCATGATCATGGCGCCGATGAACATCGGAATGCCGGCGCCGATGATGACGCCCATGGTGCCGATGGCACCGACAACCCCGCCCCGGACGTCATACACCATCCTGCCGCCGGTATAGGCGATCAGGAGCGGCAGCAGGTACTTGATCATGGGACCAACGAGGCCCAGATTCGCCACGCCCTCAGCATTGGTGCCGTAACCGCCGAGTTCCGGGACGGGTATCCAGCCCTTTTCAATGAAGAGGGCTGTGATGAGGCCCCACGCGATAAAAGCGCCGATGTTGGGCATGATCATTCCGGACAGGAAGGTCCCGAACTTTTGGACGTGCACACGCGCGCTGGTGCGGGGTTTTGCAACTGTCTCTGTTGCCATGTGATTTCCTAACCGTCATTCCTGCGGCTCCGCAGGATGGTCCGATACTTACGACGACGTACTGCTGGACGTGCTGGCATTTTTCAGCCCGTGGGGCTGGCGGAGATGCGGTGAAGCCATTCGAGGAAGAGTTTGAGTTCCGAGCTGGAGAGCTGGTCCGAGTGCGAGGCCTGAAGTGCGGCGTTCAGGGCGATCGCGGCCACCACCACCGAGGACCTTCCGGTGTCCCCGGGAACGGCGCCGCTGTTGGGCTCGGCTGACACCGCGAAGATCATGGCGTCCCGGGTCATGGTGGACAGTTCGAGGTTCCGTTCGGAGGCGGGCTCCGCAATCAGCATCAGCGTCACTCCCACGTTGGCAGCCAGGATGGACCTGGCAGCTTCCCGGGGCTGGACGTTCAGCTGGCCCGCCGCCGCTGCCTTGTTCAGCATCTCCTCCATCAGCGCCTCGGCGTCTGCAACGATGGCGGGGCGGCTTTCCGGGCGGATATTGCCGAACATCACCAGGTACAGCTCCGGCTGGTTGAGCCCGAACTGCACATGGTTGTCCCACATTCTCCGGATATCCTCGAGCGGCTGCCCGGAGGGGGCGAAGTCCCTTTCGCCCGCAACATACTCTTCAAACCCTGCGGCGACGACGGCGTCGAACAGACCTTCCTTGTCACCGAAGTGGTGGTACAGCGTGGGAGCTGTCACCCCTGCCAGCTGCGTGATCTGGCGGGTGGAAACCGGCGCTCCCGCAGAGTTTGCCAGCAGCTCGGCCGCTGCACGCAGCAGCCGCATCTTGGGGGGAAGCTGGCCATCCAAACTCATAACCGCTACCCTAGCACCTATAGCAATGCTATATGAACTGAATCACATACAATTTTTTCAGGCACGTTTCCCGCCTCCGGATGTAGCAGTCCCCGGCGGACCGGCATGGCGCCGGACAGATCGGCGGGCCTGCAACCGGCAGAGAATGAGGACCTTCAGTGCAGAACTTCCCAGGAGTAGGCGTCAGCCCAGGCCGCGTCATCGGCACCGTCCGGCAGATGCCCAAACCCATCAGTGAACCTCCGGCCGGCGAGCAGCTGGCAGCAGGCACCACAGCCGAGGAAGCCACCGCAGCCCTGAAGGCAGCCGCCCAGGCTGTGCACGACGAGCTGAAGTCGCGTGCCGCCCATGCAACCGGTGACGGCAAGGCAGTCCTGGAGGCCACCGCGCTGATGGCCAAGGACACCATGTTGATCAAGGGAGCAGCCAAGCTTGTTGCCCGCGGAACCTCCAGCGAGCGCGCCATTTGGGAGTCCGGCTCCTCAGTCTCGGAAATGCTGCACAATCTGGGCGGCTACATGGCCGAACGTGCCACCGATGTCCTGGACGTGCGCGCCCGGATCGTCGCCGAACTCCGGGGTGTGCCCGCGCCCGGCATCCCCGCCTCCACCACCCCCTTCGTCCTGTTGGCCGAGGACCTGGCCCCGGCCGACACCGCCACCCTGGACCCGAACAAGGTCCTCGCGCTTGTCACAGCGGGCGGCGGGCCCCAGTCCCACACCGCCATCATCGCCCGTTCCCTGGGGCTTCCGGCCGTCGTTGCAGCGGTAGGGGTGGACGAGCTTCCGGACGGCACCGAAGTGTATGTGGACGGCGCCGCGGGCATCATCACGTCAGAGCCGGACGAAGCCCTGCGCTCCGCAGCTGAGGCCTGGGCGGCAACAGCTTCCCTGCTGGCCGAATTCAGCGGCACCGGCGCGACGGCGGACGGACACCTGGTGCCGCTGCTTGCCAATGTAGGCGGCGGCAAGGATGCCGAGGCGGCAGCCAAGCTGGGCGCCCAGGGCGTGGGGCTGTTCCGCACCGAGTTCTGCTTCCTGGAACGTGACACCGAGCCCAGCGTGGAAGAGCAGGCCGCGGCCTATAAGGGCGTTTTTGATGCCTTCCCCGGCAAGAAGGTGGTGCTGCGTACCCTGGACGCCGGCGCCGACAAGCCGTTGCCCTTCCTGACGGACTCCACTGAGCCCAACCCGGCCCTCGGAGTGCGCGGCTACCGCACGGACTTCACTACCCCCGGCGTACTGGACCGCCAGCTGGAAGCAATTGCGCTGGCCGAGAAGCAGTCCGAAGCGGACGTGTGGGTCATGGCCCCCATGATCTCGACGGCGGAAGAGGCTGCGCGTTTTGCTTCCATGTGCGCGGATGCAGGCATCAAGACTCCCGGCGTGATGGTGGAGGTGCCCTCCGCCGCCCTCACCGCCGAAGCTATCCTGCGCGAAGTGGGCTTCGCCAGCCTTGGCACCAACGACCTCACCCAGTACGCCATGGCCGCCGACCGGCAACTCGGCCCGCTTGCCAACCTCAACACCCCCTGGCAACCGGCTGTCCTGCGCCTGGTGGGCCTGACAGTGGAAGGCTCACGCGCGGAGGGCAACAACAAACCCGTGGGCGTCTGTGGTGAGGCGGCCGCGGACCCGGCCCTCGCCGTCGTCCTTACCGGACTGGGCGTCAGCACGTTGTCCATGACGGCCCGTTCCCTGGCGGCCGTGGCAGCGGTGTTGAAGACGGTAACGCTGGAGGAGGCGCAGCAGCTGGCCAAGCTGGCCCTGTCAGCGCCGAGCGCCACCGAGGCGCGGGCGTGGGTACGCGAGAAGCTGCCTGTGCTGGAGGAGCTGGGCCTGTAGGAGCCTGCTGGATCAGGGCGTGTTTGGCTTCGCTGTCCGGTTCGTTGCCGGGACGGGCGGCGGTGCCTGCCGTGCTCGTTTTGTAATAGATCCCTGGTTTCTGAAGGTGTTGCTCGTCACCTCAGGGGCGTGATTCGCTGGAGGTATGAGCGACAAGCAGCCCGGCAACACCAATGACCTCCCCGCCGATGAGCACTTACGGGGCGATGTGACTCCCGGATCCGGAGGAGATCAGGCCGCATTCCGGGACGGCGGGTTCACGCCCGGCCAAACTAACGCAGGCCAGCAAGTGGCAGGGCTGGCCTCTGCCACCGGCTACGGAAAGGACCTGGACCCGGAGGAACAGCAGGATTCCAACAATCCGGTATGACGCGGAGGTTCTGGCTGCGTTCCATCCAGCACTGCACTGCATGGTCGGTGCGTTCCTATGGAACAGGCACCCCTACCAGGACTTCACGGTAGTGCGCGGGCAAACGCACGATCTCGACTTCCGAGGCGTCCAGAAGGCGTCGGCTCCCGGACGCCGAAGAAGCCCGGCGTACTCCTCGACGCTGAAATCAGCACTTGGCCCCGGCGTCAGGCCGTAACGCCGAACCCGTTCACGGCCCGGACCCAGCCGCTGATCGCCTGCGCGGCGATCGCCGGGGCCGTGTGCTGGAAGACGTGGCCCTGCCCCAGGACCTCGGCCATGGTGCCCTGCGGGGCAACCTCGGCAAGGTTCACGCACCAGGGCCGGCGGGCGATGGGATCCTTGGTGCCGCGGAGCACCAGCACCGGCTGCCTGACGGCGGCCAGCCGTTCCTCCAAGGCGTATTCCATCATCACCGGCAATTCCGTCAGGTACCAGCGCGGGCCGGCCCGGAAGTAGTCACTGAACACGATGGCGTTGGACGTGAGGGACTCGCTGAACATCGCGTCCCGCGTCAGTGCCATCGCCTGCCTGGCCACCGACTTGCGGCTGGCCTCCACCACCGGACCCATGAGCACCGCCCCGGCCACCCGCTCGGGCTCGCGCCGGGCCAGTTCCACCGCGAACTGCGTGCCCATGGAGTGACCCACCGGTACATAGGCGGAAACGCCGGCGTCGGCCAGGACAGCGCTGACAAAGTCGGCAAAATCTTCAACCTGCAACTGGCGGCCGGGCCGTGACGACTTGCCAAAGCCCGGGAGATCGAAGGAGTAGACGTCGGCGCCTTCAGCCAGCTCGCGGTGCAACCGCGCAAGGTAGCGGTGCGAGACGCCTATTCCGTGCAGCAGGACGTAGGTGGGCCGGTCTCCGGTCTCCCCGCCCACCCCGGCAGGCTGGACGGAAGCGTAAAGCTTTCCCTGCAAACCCCCGGATTCAACGTCCCGGCCACCACTCAATGCCATCAGGCGAGCATACAGTCCGAACGGCCATGGCCCGGCACTACCGGGCCCGCCAGGCCGGCAGGCCCGATAGGCTGGGGTCATGGCACTGATCGCTCCCAGAATCGCGGACGCCCTCCCGCCCGGGGAGGCCGGGAAGCTGCAACGGGCCCTCGCCGGCAGCGACGACATCACAGTTTTTGTTGACGGCACAGTCCACCGGCTCCCACCCTTGGCGCGGGACGCCGTCGTTGACCTCCTCCTGCGGTTCAGCCGCGGCGAGGCCGTGACGGTCAGCAGCATCGAGGACATGCTGACCACCTCCAAGGCAGCGGAGCTCGCGGGAATCTCCCACACCTACCTGCGGAACATGACCGACCGCGGTGAGATCCCCGTGGAGTACCGCGGCAGCCACCGGCGCATTCCACGGACCGCCATCATGGCCTGGCTCGAGGAGCAGAAGAAGGACCGGCAGAAGAAGGCGGCCGCCGGCCAGGCAGCCGATGAGGGCGCAGATGAGGTTGCCCCGGATAAGGCTGCGTCGAATGCGGGCAGGGACGAGAGCCGCGAGGCCTGATATCCGCCCTTAGACCCGGGGCCGCGCCGCCCACCGCCTCATCTTGAGGGCGGCGTGGAGTTCCAGGCGGGGCATCCCCTTCAGCGGGTCCACCCCGAGCAACTGGCGGATGCGGCCCAACCGGTTGTAGATGCTGCTCCTATGCAGATGCAGTTTGGCTGCGACGTCCTGGACGGAACCGTCATTGTCGTACAGGAGTTCCAGGACCGGGATGAGTTCGCCGTTGCGGTCGTGGTCCTCCAGCGTACGGAAGTAGACGGATCCCGGGTCAAACCAGGCGCCGGCCCCTCCCCCGGCGGAGGCCAGAAGCTGATAGACGCCCGTGGACCGGCAATCCACGAGCTCCCCGAGTTGCGGATCCACCGCGGCGGCCTGGGCGGCCAGCTTAGACTGCCGGTAGGCCTCGGCGAGCTCGCGGGGCTTGGCAAATCCTTCACTGATGCCCAGGATGATCCGGTGCACCGGGCGGCCGGAGCGTTTGGCCAGTTCGAGCTGATAATGGACCAGGACCTGCGCATGGTTTGCCCTGCCGGACGACTCACGGAAGAGCACCACCGAGTGGGTTTCCGTCCCGGCGCTGAAAAGGGCCGCGTCCACACCCACCGTCGCCTGGAGTGCTGCGGAGCGGTGGATCAGGGTTGTGGCGGTCGGATCCGGGCCCCCGGCCCAGCCGTCGGCGTCCAGCACCGTCACCATCTGCCACGGCCCGCGGCCCTGGACTTCCTTCCACCCTGCCACGGCCGCTACCGCATTCGTTTCCCCGGCACAG
This genomic interval from Arthrobacter sp. SLBN-100 contains the following:
- a CDS encoding TetR/AcrR family transcriptional regulator — its product is MSLDGQLPPKMRLLRAAAELLANSAGAPVSTRQITQLAGVTAPTLYHHFGDKEGLFDAVVAAGFEEYVAGERDFAPSGQPLEDIRRMWDNHVQFGLNQPELYLVMFGNIRPESRPAIVADAEALMEEMLNKAAAAGQLNVQPREAARSILAANVGVTLMLIAEPASERNLELSTMTRDAMIFAVSAEPNSGAVPGDTGRSSVVVAAIALNAALQASHSDQLSSSELKLFLEWLHRISASPTG
- the ptsP gene encoding phosphoenolpyruvate--protein phosphotransferase, with the protein product MQNFPGVGVSPGRVIGTVRQMPKPISEPPAGEQLAAGTTAEEATAALKAAAQAVHDELKSRAAHATGDGKAVLEATALMAKDTMLIKGAAKLVARGTSSERAIWESGSSVSEMLHNLGGYMAERATDVLDVRARIVAELRGVPAPGIPASTTPFVLLAEDLAPADTATLDPNKVLALVTAGGGPQSHTAIIARSLGLPAVVAAVGVDELPDGTEVYVDGAAGIITSEPDEALRSAAEAWAATASLLAEFSGTGATADGHLVPLLANVGGGKDAEAAAKLGAQGVGLFRTEFCFLERDTEPSVEEQAAAYKGVFDAFPGKKVVLRTLDAGADKPLPFLTDSTEPNPALGVRGYRTDFTTPGVLDRQLEAIALAEKQSEADVWVMAPMISTAEEAARFASMCADAGIKTPGVMVEVPSAALTAEAILREVGFASLGTNDLTQYAMAADRQLGPLANLNTPWQPAVLRLVGLTVEGSRAEGNNKPVGVCGEAAADPALAVVLTGLGVSTLSMTARSLAAVAAVLKTVTLEEAQQLAKLALSAPSATEARAWVREKLPVLEELGL
- a CDS encoding alpha/beta fold hydrolase, encoding MALSGGRDVESGGLQGKLYASVQPAGVGGETGDRPTYVLLHGIGVSHRYLARLHRELAEGADVYSFDLPGFGKSSRPGRQLQVEDFADFVSAVLADAGVSAYVPVGHSMGTQFAVELARREPERVAGAVLMGPVVEASRKSVARQAMALTRDAMFSESLTSNAIVFSDYFRAGPRWYLTELPVMMEYALEERLAAVRQPVLVLRGTKDPIARRPWCVNLAEVAPQGTMAEVLGQGHVFQHTAPAIAAQAISGWVRAVNGFGVTA
- a CDS encoding helix-turn-helix domain-containing protein, encoding MALIAPRIADALPPGEAGKLQRALAGSDDITVFVDGTVHRLPPLARDAVVDLLLRFSRGEAVTVSSIEDMLTTSKAAELAGISHTYLRNMTDRGEIPVEYRGSHRRIPRTAIMAWLEEQKKDRQKKAAAGQAADEGADEVAPDKAASNAGRDESREA
- a CDS encoding PucR family transcriptional regulator yields the protein MQQQDVEQLVEQVAQKLGRGLSLEDLDGVLLAYSSNQSHADRVRVNFLLSKKVPADVSAWQLSHGIATAVRPVVVPANPDLGMLGRVCVPLMVRGFRVGYLWVQQDSAEENPTAILTQLPAVTNEVEMLSALLLDSNTAESEFRRGREREFLAACAGETNAVAAVAGWKEVQGRGPWQMVTVLDADGWAGGPDPTATTLIHRSAALQATVGVDAALFSAGTETHSVVLFRESSGRANHAQVLVHYQLELAKRSGRPVHRIILGISEGFAKPRELAEAYRQSKLAAQAAAVDPQLGELVDCRSTGVYQLLASAGGGAGAWFDPGSVYFRTLEDHDRNGELIPVLELLYDNDGSVQDVAAKLHLHRSSIYNRLGRIRQLLGVDPLKGMPRLELHAALKMRRWAARPRV